One Mus musculus strain C57BL/6J chromosome Y, GRCm38.p6 C57BL/6J DNA segment encodes these proteins:
- the Gm21462 gene encoding Y-linked testis-specific protein 1-like: MTSLKKKSRRKPSSQALGNIVGCRISHGWKEGNEPVTHWKAIILGQLPTNPSLYLVKYDGIDSVYGQELHSDERILNLKVLPHKVVFLQVRDVHLASALVCREVQHKFEGKDGSEDNWSGMVLAQVPFLQDYFYISYKKDPVLYVYQLLDDYKEGNLHIIPETPLAEARSGDDNDFLIGSWVQYTRDDGSKKFGKVVYKVLANSTVYFIKFLGDLHIYVYTLVSNIT, encoded by the coding sequence atgacatcactcaagaagaagagtaggaggaagccttcttcccaggccctggggaatattgttggctgcagaatttctcacgggtggaaggaaggtaatgagcctgtcacccattggaaggccatcattctaggtcaactgccaacaaacccttctctttatttggtgaagtatgacggaattgacagtgtctacggacaggagctccacagcgatgagaggattttaaatcttaaggtcttgcctcacaaagtagtttttcttcaggtgagggatgtccacctcgccagcgccctggtttgcagagaggtacaacacaaatttgaggggaaagatggctctgaggacaactggagtgggatggtgctagcccaggtgccattcttacaggactatttttacatttcctacaagaaggatccggtcctctacgtctatcagctcctggatgactacaaggaaggtaacctccacatcattccagagacccctctggctgaggcgagatcaggtgatgacaatgacttcttaataggttcctgggtgcagtacaccagagatgatggatccaaaaagttcggaaaggtggtttacaaagttctagccaattctactgtgtactttatcaaatttcttggtgacctacatatctatgtctatactctggtgtcaaatatcacttaa